A part of Aegilops tauschii subsp. strangulata cultivar AL8/78 chromosome 2, Aet v6.0, whole genome shotgun sequence genomic DNA contains:
- the LOC109775199 gene encoding small ribosomal subunit protein uS17c: MLLGSSFASPFTQLHLSPGPNAGSTARPAAGLVLRIEAAKQLTGRVVTTKANKTVGVEVARLKQHPKYHRREKIKKKYQAHDPNNQFKVGDFVELVRSRPISKTKHFLAVPVPPRDTRRKAQLLPPLESQSGDDSAAAEETAAA, translated from the coding sequence ATGCTGCTGGGCTCCTCCTTCGCGTCCCCGTTCACCCAGCTCCACCTCTCGCCGGGCCCCAATGCGGGGTCGACGgcgcggccggcggcggggctggTGCTGAGGATCGAGGCGGCGAAGCAGCTGACGGGGCGGGTGGTGACGACCAAGGCGAACAAGACGGTGGGGGTGGAGGTGGCGCGGCTGAAGCAGCACCCCAAGTACCACCGCCGGGAGAAGATCAAGAAGAAGTACCAGGCGCACGACCCCAACAACCAGTTCAAGGTCGGCGACTTCGTCGAGCTCGTCCGCTCCCGCCCCATCTCCAAGACCAAGCACTTCCTCGCCGTCCCCGTCCCGCCCCGCGACACCCGCCGCAAGGCCCAGCTCCTCCCCCCGCTCGAGTCCCAGTCCGGCGacgactccgccgccgccgaagaGACCGCTGCTGCCTAG
- the LOC141041454 gene encoding uncharacterized protein, producing MVGVIKYGERVWALKRAGTSASGHTYQTFDNRTDSSEGPPTDWGDTEGLLRIAHLLLDIPKDLLQGPLPRIVVHLGQYKHPIPSDKLLKVVEMQLSLMHDVVYSKAEVMHTWYGLCIRVISSVFIVIAFVLFHRSDLSAGDHHHSRADIVITYVLLGGAVTLEMVSVLRAMLSRWPTVILGKLSYDEVRGEIMKMWGLLAHAIASIRRFVLPKRDDSRWWWSNSMGQHNLIDLCVHSRASQGSRIASWMWIEDWWNKMVYSSSITVSTTIKDLVVKQVLESKPSPYEVGYSRAKEEGPDHITNSRGRAALIKWPHLGIKLERVMGDLDKSILMWHIATDIYLRTHRDLWSKDDDVRRLAEAIKAMSDYIVFLLAARPHMLPDSVGRTKYVEMCYCLTGLKYSTTRELTSRLLDLSTKQSPDYFTSVNMVNIADSQKVQHIRDNETLAAACELARELSVAKLGQPTDVLKMLAEVWTEMLCYTGYRCSGYSHAKQLSNGGELLTVAALVVEYFRSYVLKHVSNHESDQLQEP from the coding sequence ATGGTGGGCGTTATCAAGTACGGCGAGAGGGTGTGGGCGCTGAAGCGTGCCGGCACTAGCGCATCAGGACACACGTACCAGACCTTCGATAACAGGACAGATTCTTCAGAAGGACCTCCTACGGATTGGGGGGACACCGAGGGTTTGCTGCGGATAGCCCACCTCTTGTTGGATATTCCGAAGGATCTCTTGCAGGGACCATTGCCCAGAATAGTGGTACACCTAGGTCAGTACAAACATCCCATCCCCTCTGATAAACTGTTAAAGGTGGTGGAGATGCAGCTCAGCCTAATGCACGATGTTGTGTACAGCAAGGCCGAGGTGATGCACACATGGTATGGGCTCTGCATACGCGTCATTTCGTCTGTGTTTATAGTCATTGCGTTCGTGCTATTCCATAGGTCAGATTTATCTGCGGGTGACCACCACCATAGCAGAGCAGACATTGTCATCACATATGTTCTCTTAGGTGGGGCTGTTACACTGGAGATGGTATCAGTGCTAAGGGCCATGTTGTCGAGATGGCCAACTGTGATCCTAGGGAAGTTGTCCTATGATGAAGTCAGGGGGGAAATAATGAAAATGTGGGGTTTGCTTGCCCATGCAATCGCGTCTATCCGTCGGTTCGTGCTTCCGAAGAGGGATGATTCAAGATGGTGGTGGTCAAACTCTATGGGACAACACAACCTAATTGATTTGTGTGTTCACAGCAGGGCCAGCCAAGGAAGCAGGATTGCAAGCTGGATGTGGATCGAGGACTGGTGGAACAAAATGGTATACTCAAGCTCCATCACTGTCTCCACAACCATCAAGGACCTAGTGGTGAAACAAGTTCTCGAGAGTAAGCCGAGCCCCTATGAAGTCGGCTACTCTAGGGCGAAGGAGGAGGGGCCGGATCATATCACCAATTCACGGGGCAGAGCGGCCTTAATTAAATGGCCGCATTTGGGCATCAAACTGGAGCGGGTCATGGGGGATTTGGATAAGAGTATCCTCATGTGGCACATCGCCACGGACATCTACCTCCGTACGCATAGAGATCTGTGGTCCAAAGATGATGATGTCCGTCGCCTTGCCGAGGCAATCAAGGCAATGTCCGATTACATAGTTTTCCTACTTGCAGCACGCCCCCACATGCTGCCGGACTCCGTCGGCCGCACTAAGTATGTTGAAATGTGCTATTGTCTCACCGGTCTCAAATACAGCACAACCCGTGAATTGACTAGTAGATTGCTAGACTTGTCGACCAAACAGAGCCCAGACTATTTTACGTCGGTAAATATGGTAAATATAGCGGATAGTCAGAAGGTGCAACACATTCGCGATAATGAAACACTGGCTGCAGCATGTGAGCTTGCTCGCGAGCTGAGTGTTGCAAAGCTTGGCCAACCCACTGATGTGCTGAAGATGCTCGCGGAAGTGTGGACAGAGATGTTATGCTATACCGGGTACAGATGCAGCGGGTATTCTCATGCCAAGCAGCTCAGCAACGGTGGCGAACTCCTCACCGTGGCTGCCCTTGTGGTGGAGTACTTCAGAAGTTACGTCCTCAAACATGTGAGCAACCATGAATCTGATCAGTTGCAGGAGCCATGA